In a single window of the Porites lutea chromosome 14, jaPorLute2.1, whole genome shotgun sequence genome:
- the LOC140924796 gene encoding alpha-1,6-mannosylglycoprotein 6-beta-N-acetylglucosaminyltransferase A-like: MSFGSVRSVICTLLVLAGLWILFLVAAHLILDIEQGRKYFEGLKLVKFGGGENKRESLRLQEELYLEKIEGEDEVDCEIPEDKSYPDCENRVELLRNNWQKNPCYMEYGVDGRTCSLVIYLSEVESWCPRLTWRKYMKKKERRRQKAVLQNNSDKLLSKLNSIPGSQPIRSRISSMWSYWQDSLHFMRSKDNIDMRSEKKILLFIGLLMDAPKNQTKLTDELLQWSDLLASLYVLGHDVNVKTDRVELLSLLTEGSQFAHRGCEKGDSGFDLVYIDLPGLQQLVTSAPDPGTLSLVWSKYSCRLRVLAPFGMDAEFNCRDYTGPIMGERSHQGNWNLNLKQFLTKYPLSVDNSFLGFAVKHPQNETVPKKTSMAFAVGGVKQFSAHKHFLRAIYKYIRIHAAVSAEEGKMDLPFIINHGNINSTAKGQLLQRSKVKLISYPDLTLSWPWENLVQD, translated from the exons ATGTCTTTCGGCAGTGTACGGAGTGTTATTTGTACGCTACTGGTTTTAGCGGGGCTGTGGATTTTATTCTTAGTAGCTGCTCATCTTATTTTGGACATAGAGCAGGGAAGAAAGTACTTTGAAGGTCTTAAGCTCGTGAAGTTTGGCGgaggagaaaataaaagagagtCTTTACGATTACAAGAAGAGCTTTACTTGGAAAAGATTGAAG GTGAGGACGAAGTGGATTGTGAAATACCAGAAGATAAATCCTATCCGGACTGCGAAAACAGAGTGGAG CTGCTAAGAAACAATTGGCAAAAGAACCCATGTTACATGGAATATGGCGTAGACGGTAGGACTTGCTCCCTGGTTATATATCTCAGCGAG gTGGAGTCGTGGTGTCCACGGTTAACTTGGCgaaaatacatgaaaaagaaagaacgaaGAAGACAAAAG GCAGTACTACAGAATAACTCTGATAAACTGCTCTCCAAGTTAAACTCAATACCTGGatctcagccaatcagatcgcGGATATCAAGCATGTGGTCTTACTGGCAAGACAGCCTCCATTTCATGCGGAGCAAAGACAATATTGACATGCGCAGTGAGAAGAAG ATTTTGCTATTTATTGGCCTGCTAATGGACGCTCCTAAAAACCAAACTAAGCTGACAGATGAGCTGCTCCAATGGAGTGATCTTCTTGCCTCTCTTTATGTTCTTGGACATGACGTCAATGTTAAGACCGACCGTGTGGAATTACTCAG TTTATTGACAGAGGGTAGTCAGTTTGCTCACCGCGGCTGTGAGAAAGGAGATTCTGGATTTGATCTGGTGTACATTGACCTGCCAGGACTTCAACAGCTAGTGACCTCAGCACCAGACCCAGGAACACTGTCTCTTGTGTGGTCTAAGTATAG CTGTCGTCTTCGTGTTCTGGCCCCGTTTGGAATGGACGCCGAGTTTAACTGCAGAGATTACACAGGACCAATCATGGGCGAGCGATCTCACCAAGGGAACTGGAATCTAAACCTCAAACAGTTTCTTACCAAATATC CGTTATCGGTAGACAACTCTTTCCTTGGATTTGCTGTGAAACATCCACAAAATGAGACTGTACCAAAGAAAACATCAATGGCTTTTGCTGTTGGAGGCGTAAAGCAATTCAGT GCTCACAAGCATTTCTTAAGAGCGATTTACAAATACATCAGAATACACGCTGCCGTG TCCGCAGAGGAAGGGAAAATGGATCTGCCGTTTATAATCAACCATGGCAATATAAACTCCACCGCTAAAGGTCAACTGCTTCAAAGGTCCAAGGTAAAACtcatctcgtacccagatctcactctgtcttGGCCGTGGGAGAACTTGGTACAAGACTGA
- the LOC140924793 gene encoding uncharacterized protein isoform X14 — protein MEVLSPQNQSSDDWHSSSLDESWDSRLPTPLALDFSAEEEDFAPYTNGGSEDLYINNGYTDSPVSPASPASNHELQTEYLKMARKGGGHSDLLKIEPNTLATEPVKYDKKDGQWYTHNGVDVQDTQQRKEMVTVPNTPRSSNQDSSVDVELDTNYLKMAKKGGGHKDLLMVEPHTPTPEPVKYDKKDGQWYTHDGVDVEDTQQRKEMVTVPKSPRSSNADSSVDIELDTDYLKIAKKGGGRKDLLTVTPHTPTPEPVTYDKTDGQWYTHDGVDVKETQSRKDLSLDITDTLNNNDSISAAGGKPTEYLSLAKKGGGHQDLLTVKDHIPSPEPQKYEKKGGEWYNQDDMVIKNGPQDTGEVKKRHRTYSDSTANCTAETEYLRTARLGGGHKDLLTVEPHTPTPEPVQYDKKDGQWYGHDGVDVKDTQERKEMVTLPNSPRKSTAGNSVIDIETDTDYLKIAKKGGGHKDLLSIEHHTPTPEKVTYDKTDGQWYTHDGVDVKETQQRLDLSASINGSESSDVTAAGANCGEYLKLAKKGGGHDDLLTLTPHTPTPEPVRYDKKDGQWYTHDGVDVKDTQSRKEMVTVAASPRPPSADSSIEINTDTEYLQIAKKGGGHKDLLTIDHHTPTPEKVTYDKTDGQWYAHDGVDIRETQSRKETMVSVDKQKNVEHVVAAGGNNTEYLDLAKKGGGHKDLLTIDHHTPTPEPVTYDKRDGQWYSHDGVDIKETQQRKETMVSVDKQKNVENLVAAGGNNTDYLQLAKKGGGHHDLLTIEHHTPTQEKVTYDKTDGQWYGHDGVDIRETQSRRDLSSTLESIPEDLPAAGEKKGEYLEVARKGGHKDLLTLMPHTPTPEPVSYDKKDGQWYTHDGVDVKETQSRREMVTVASSPRPSSAAEVETDTEYLKTARKGGGHKDLLTVTPHTPTSEPVKVDKTDGQWYTHDGVDVKETQSRKEMVTVVSSPRSPSAAGSADTPTETDYLKIAKKGGGHKDLLVIEPNTPRSEPVKYDKKDGHWYTHDGVDVKDTQQRKEMVTVCSNSPRKSTSGGHEATPSPRADKSDDSDYLKLARKGGGHNDLLTMTPHTPTPEPVRYNKKDGQWYTHDGVDVKETQSRKGTPTRIPRKNLHVTKFDVNTNTDYLKIARKGGGHKGNSVN, from the exons ATGGAGGTTCTTTCTCCTCAAAATCAATCTTCAGATG ACTGGCATTCTTCTTCCTTGGATGAGTCCTGGGATTCACGTCTGCCGACACCTTTAGCTTTAGACTTTTCTGCAGAGGAGGAAGATTTTGCCCCATACACAAATGGAGGAAGTGAAGATTTGTACATAAACAATGGCTACACAG ATTCTCCCGTCAGTCCAGCGTCTCCAGCAAGTAATCATGAGTTGCAGACAGAATACCTCAAGATGGCTCGAAAAGGTGGAGGACATTCAG ATCTGTTGAAAATTGAACCCAACACACTCGCTACTGAGCCTGTGAAATATGACAAGAAAGATGGGCAGTGGTATACTCACAATGGAGTTGATGTGCAAGATACGCAACAAAGAAAAG AAATGGTGACAGTACCCAACACTCCACGGTCATCCAATCAAGACTCATCAGTGGATGTTGAATTGGATACCAATTACCTTAAAATGGCAAAGAAAGGTGGTGGGCATAAAG ATCTGTTGATGGTAGAACCCCATACACCCACCCCAGAACCAGTGAAGTACGACAAGAAAGATGGACAGTGGTACACTCATGATGGAGTGGATGTTGAAGACACGCAGCAACGGAAAG aAATGGTGACTGTACCAAAGAGCCCGCGATCATCAAATGCAGACTCTTCAGTAGACATAGAATTAGATACAGACTACCTTAAGATTGCCAAGAAAGGTGGTGGACGTAAAG ATCTACTGACTGTCACACCCCACACACCTACCCCTGAGCCAGTGACATATGACAAGACAGATGGACAGTGGTACACTCATGATGGAGTAGATGTTAAGGAGACACAATCAAGAAAAG ACTTGTCCTTGGATATTACTGACACCTTGAACAATAATGATAGTATAAGCGCCGCAGGAGGGAAGCCTACAGAATACCTGAGCTTAGCCAAGAAAGGTGGTGGACACCAAG ATCTGTTGACAGTAAAGGACCACATCCCATCCCCTGAACCAcagaaatatgaaaagaaagGAGGAGAGTGGTACAATCAGGATGATATGGTCATCAAAAATGGCCCACAGG ATACTGGTGAAGTCAAGAAACGTCACAGAACATATAGTGATTCAACAGCTAATTGCACGGCTGAGACAGAGTACCTGAGAACAGCAAGACTTGGTGGAGGACATAAGG ATCTTCTAACAGTAGAACCCCACACCCCCACCCCTGAGCCAGTGCAGTATGACAAGAAGGATGGACAGTGGTATGGTCATGATGGGGTGGATGTGAAAGACACTCAGGAAAGAAAAG AAATGGTAACATTGCCTAACAGTCCACGCAAGTCAACTGCTGGCAACTCTGTCATTGATATCGAAACAGACACAGATTATCTCAAAATTGCCAAGAAAGGTGGAGGACATAAAG atctGTTGTCAATAGAACACCACACTCCCACCCCAGAGAAAGTGACATACGACAAGACGGACGGACAGTGGTACACACATGATGGAGTGGATGTCAAGGAGACACAGCAAAGACTAG ACTTGTCGGCAAGTATAAATGGTTCTGAAAGTAGTGATGTCACAGCAGCAGGAGCAAATTGTGGCGAGTACTTGAAGCTGGCAAAGAAAGGTGGAGGCCATGATG ATCTGTTGACATTAACACCCCATACACCCACTCCTGAACCAGTCAGGTATGACAAGAAAGACGGACAGTGGTACACTCATGATGGAGTGGATGTTAAAGATACACAGTCAAGGAAAG AGATGGTGACAGTTGCCGCCAGTCCACGGCCACCAAGTGCCGACAGCTCCATAGAGATTAACACAGATACAGAGTACCTTCAGATTGCAAAGAAAGGTGGAGGACACAAAG ATCTGCTGACAATAGACCACCACACACCCACCCCAGAAAAAGTGACCTATGACAAGACAGATGGTCAGTGGTATGCACATGATGGAGTGGATATCAGGGAGACCCAATCAAGGAAAG AAACAATGGTTTCAGTTGACAAGCAGAAGAATGTAGAGCATGTGGTGGCTGCTGGAGGAAATAATACAGAATACCTTGATTTGGCAAAGAAAGGCGGAGGTCATAAAG ATCTGCTGACAATAGACCACCATACCCCCACCCCTGAACCAGTGACATATGACAAGAGAGATGGCCAGTGGTACTCTCATGATGGAGTGGATATCAAGGAGACTCAGCAGAGAAAAG AAACAATGGTGTCAGTGGATAAGCAGAAGAACGTAGAAAATTTAGTGGCTGCAGGAGGCAATAACACAGACTACCTTCAGTTAGCAAAGAAAGGAGGGGGACATCATG aTCTATTGACTATAGAGCACCATACACCTACACAAGAGAAAGTTACATATGACAAGACAGATGGACAATGGTACGGTCATGATGGAGTGGATATCAGGGAGACGCAATCAAGAAGAG atttgTCATCAACCCTTGAGAGTATTCCTGAGGACTTGCCTGCAGCAGgagagaaaaaaggagaatatCTTGAGGTGGCCAGAAAAGGAGGACATAAGG ATCTGTTAACACTAATGCCCCACACACCAACCCCTGAACCAGTGAGTTATGACAAGAAGGATGGACAGTGGTACACGCATGATGGAGTGGATGTTAAGGAGACCCAGTCAAGGAGAG AAATGGTGACAGTGGCCAGTAGTCCTCGTCCATCAAGTGCAGCAGAAGTTGAAACAGATACAGAGTATCTTAAGACTGCAAGGAAAGGCGGTGGACACAAAG ATCTACTGACAGTTACGCCTCACACACCCACCTCTGAGCCAGTGAAGGTAGATAAGACAGATGGACAGTGGTACACACATGATGGAGTGGACGTCAAAGAGACACAGTCTAGGAAAG AAATGGTGACAGTAGTGAGCAGTCCTCGCTCTCCAAGTGCAGCCGGTTCTGCCGATACTCCAACTGAAACAGATTACTTAAAAATCGCAAAGAAAGGTGGAGGACACAAGG ATCTGTTAGTAATAGAACCCAACACACCAAGGAGCGAACCAGTCAAGTATGACAAGAAAGACGGGCACTGGTACACTCATGATGGAGTAGATGTTAAGGACACACAACAGAGAAAAG AAATGGTAACAGTGTGTAGTAACAGTCCTCGTAAATCAACTTCTGGAGGGCATGAAG CTACACCAAGTCCACGTGCAGATAAAAGCGATGACTCAGATTACTTAAAGTTGGCAAGGAAAGGAGGAGGTCATAATG ATTTATTAACAATGACACCCCACACCCCCACCCCTGAACCAGTGAGGTATAACAAGAAGGACGGACAATGGTACACTCATGATGGAGTGGACGTCAAGGAGACCCAGTCAAGGAAAG